A genomic region of Tamandua tetradactyla isolate mTamTet1 chromosome 2, mTamTet1.pri, whole genome shotgun sequence contains the following coding sequences:
- the LOC143657210 gene encoding oligosaccharyltransferase complex subunit OSTC-like: protein MLIDASSLSLGLNHQVFTVKFKEFADAFFWVHVRLEIKSCPLPCQPEHLYQFPLLLLECPNLQLKKLPSGHMLAVMAYFLVSGGATDDVVVEPPSLTHEPDHDNGHERPIGFLAFRVNGQYTMERLASNFLFTMGGLGCIILDQTNAPNISKLNKFLLFIGFVCVLLSFSMARVFMRMKLPGHPLG, encoded by the exons GTATTTACTGTCAAATTCAAAGAATTCGCTGATGCTTTTTTCTGGGTACACGTGAGGCTTGAGATTAAGagctgccccctgccctgccaaCCCGAACACTTGTACCAATTCCCATTGTTACTGCTTGAATGTCCCAACCTGCAGCTGAAGAAGCTGCCCTCGGGGCACATGCTGGCGGTgatggcttacttccttgtcagCGGAGGAGCAACTGATGATGTTGTCGTGGAACCTCCAAGT ttgacacatgaacctgaccatgacaatgggcATGAGAGGCCAATAGGTTTCCTGGCCTTCAGAGTAAATGGACAATATACTATGGAAAGACTTGCATCTAACTTCTTATTTACAATGGGAGGTTTAGGATGCATAATCTTGGACCAAACCAATGCACCAAACATTTCAAAACTCAAtaaatttcttctatttattgGATTTGTCTGTGTCCTATTGAGTTTTTCCATGGct cgag TATTTATGAGAATGAAACTGCCAGGTCACCCACTGGGTTAG